In bacterium, a single genomic region encodes these proteins:
- the pip gene encoding prolyl aminopeptidase: MSRHILYPPIEPYATGRLKVSDLHEIFYEEVGNPNGQPAVFLHGGPGVGIIPDYRRFFDPQKYRVVLVDQRGSGRSTPHAELRENTTWDLVEDLEKVRRHLGIDRWVVLGGSWGSTLALCYAISHPAHVKGVIIRGVFLARPSETVWTHKFGMSEIYPDEWVRFQSLIPEAERDDMVKAYYVRLTGEDKELQLKAAQAWDRWESATMCLFPDPATLEVFEEPQRALSVGRIECAYTYHDFFMKSDNWILENASAMRNIPLRMVQGRYDVICPVRAAWDLHQVLPNSDLRIIPDGSHSPLDDGMIDQLVQATIDFQTL; this comes from the coding sequence ATGTCCCGCCATATTCTCTATCCGCCCATTGAGCCCTATGCCACTGGCCGGCTCAAGGTCTCCGATCTGCATGAAATCTTCTATGAAGAGGTCGGCAATCCCAACGGGCAGCCGGCGGTGTTTCTGCACGGCGGGCCGGGAGTCGGCATCATTCCCGATTACCGCCGCTTCTTCGATCCGCAGAAATACCGCGTGGTGCTGGTGGACCAGCGCGGCTCAGGCCGCAGCACTCCCCATGCGGAACTGCGGGAGAATACCACGTGGGACCTGGTAGAAGATCTGGAGAAGGTGCGCCGCCATCTGGGCATTGACCGCTGGGTGGTGCTCGGCGGCAGTTGGGGCAGCACACTCGCGCTCTGCTATGCCATCTCCCATCCCGCTCATGTCAAGGGTGTAATTATCCGCGGCGTATTTCTCGCGCGGCCTTCCGAGACGGTGTGGACGCACAAGTTCGGCATGTCGGAAATCTATCCCGATGAATGGGTGCGTTTCCAGAGCCTGATTCCCGAAGCTGAGCGCGACGACATGGTCAAAGCCTACTATGTGCGCCTGACAGGTGAAGACAAGGAACTGCAATTGAAAGCGGCACAGGCGTGGGACCGCTGGGAGTCGGCCACCATGTGCCTTTTTCCCGATCCCGCGACTCTCGAGGTCTTCGAAGAGCCGCAGCGGGCACTGTCTGTGGGCCGCATCGAGTGCGCCTACACCTATCATGATTTCTTCATGAAGTCCGACAACTGGATTCTGGAAAATGCTTCCGCCATGCGCAACATACCGCTGCGCATGGTGCAGGGCCGCTATGACGTTATCTGCCCGGTGCGCGCGGCGTGGGATCTGCATCAGGTATTGCCCAACTCCGATTTGCGGATCATTCCCGATGGATCGCACTCGCCTCTCGATGACGGAATGATTGATCAGCTCGTGCAAGCCACCATCGACTTCCAAACCCTATGA
- the gnd gene encoding decarboxylating 6-phosphogluconate dehydrogenase — translation MQIGMLGLGRMGGNMTERLLRDGHSVVAANRTAEAVAAAVKKGAIGAANLAGIVSTLKGRRVIWLMIPSGDPVEQAVLELSGLLSPGDIVIDGGNSFYRDSVRRAGLLKEKGIHFLDSGTSGGVWGLKEGYCLMIGGDPEPFSYVEPVFKSLAPVKGYLHTGPVGSGHFVKMVHNGVEYGMMQAYAEGFEILKEGPFPLNLTEVSELWQHGSVVRSWLLELATDALRADPGLDHVKAWVDDSGEGRWTVEQAIETGVPAYAIAASLFARFASRHDNAFGLRLLSALRNQFGGHAMKTIDS, via the coding sequence ATGCAAATTGGAATGTTGGGCTTGGGCCGCATGGGCGGCAATATGACGGAGAGACTGCTGCGCGATGGTCACTCGGTAGTGGCGGCAAACCGCACGGCAGAGGCGGTTGCGGCGGCCGTCAAAAAGGGAGCTATCGGAGCGGCGAACCTCGCGGGGATCGTCAGTACGCTGAAGGGCCGCCGGGTAATCTGGCTGATGATCCCTTCCGGAGATCCGGTGGAGCAGGCCGTGCTGGAACTGTCAGGCCTCTTGAGCCCCGGGGATATTGTGATTGACGGTGGCAACTCCTTTTATAGGGATTCCGTGCGCCGCGCCGGACTGCTGAAGGAGAAGGGGATCCACTTCCTCGATTCCGGAACTTCGGGCGGGGTGTGGGGTCTGAAGGAGGGCTACTGCCTGATGATCGGCGGCGATCCCGAGCCTTTCTCCTATGTGGAACCGGTTTTCAAGAGCCTTGCTCCGGTCAAAGGCTATCTGCATACCGGCCCGGTGGGTTCGGGACATTTTGTGAAGATGGTCCATAATGGAGTCGAGTACGGGATGATGCAAGCTTATGCCGAGGGTTTTGAGATCCTCAAGGAAGGCCCGTTCCCGCTCAATCTGACCGAGGTCTCGGAACTCTGGCAACACGGCAGCGTGGTGCGCTCCTGGCTGCTGGAACTGGCCACGGACGCGTTGCGCGCCGACCCCGGCCTCGATCACGTCAAAGCCTGGGTGGATGATTCCGGCGAGGGCCGCTGGACCGTGGAGCAGGCCATCGAAACCGGAGTCCCCGCCTATGCCATTGCCGCCTCACTGTTTGCCCGTTTTGCCTCGCGTCACGACAATGCATTCGGCCTCCGCCTGCTCTCCGCCCTGCGCAACCAGTTCGGCGGCCACGCGATGAAGACGATAGATTCCTGA